A window of Venenivibrio stagnispumantis genomic DNA:
TCATATCAATAATAAGTTGGAACATATCAAAAAAATTATTTACAGCTGCCGGAATAGATAATTTTAAAATCTGTTTTATTTTGGGGTTTAACATTTTTTGATAGCTACTAAGGAAGCTTTATATGCTTTTTCATTTTTATGAGTAATTACTTCTTTTTCTTGATAAAATATAATTTGCATAGATAAAAAAGAATGTAAAAGCTCATTCTTTTTAAGTAAATATGATTTATTTGATGTTTGGGGAGAGCCTTCTAAGAAAGTTTCAAATATTAACACCCCATCTTTCTTTAAACCATCTTTTATATAGGGGAATAACCTTCTTTCAAGAAAATTTATATTTATTATTAAATCATAGCTTTCTTTTTCTATTTTGTAATCTGATAAATCAGCTTGATAAGTTTTTATATTTTTATGTTTTATATTTTTTAAAGCTATATCTGATATATCTACTGCATCTACAATAAAACCTTTTTCTGCTAAAAATATGCTATTTCTACCAAGACCACAGGCTATATCAAGGGCTTTTCCGATATTTGCGATTTTGTAATACTGCATAACAATTTCAGATGGATTTTTATCAAATAAATCAAACTCTTCCTCATATCTTTTATTCCATCTTATTCTGTCCGGATGATTTTCTATAGAAAAGCTTTCACTGCTCACTTTATAAAATGCCTGCTATTACTTCTATTTCTATTAATGCATCTTTTGGAAGTCTGCTTACTTCTACTGTGGCTCTTGCCGGTTTATGTTCTTTAAAATAACTACCATAAATCTCATTTACTTTAGCAAAATCATTTATATCTTTTAGATATATTGTTGTTTTTATAACATTATCAAAAGTAAGTCCTGCTTCTTGTAGGATAGCTTTTATATTTTCCATTACCTGTTTTGTTTGTTCTTCTATACCACCATTTATTAATTGATTTGTTTGTGGATTTATGGCTATTTGACCAGATATAAAAAGTAGATTTTCAAATTTTATTGCCTGTGAATATGGGCCTATGGCTTTTGGTGCTTTTTCTGTGTTTATCATCTGCATTTATAAATCCTCCAACCTTATTTTCCCTTCATATATTGCTTTTCCTACTACAACACCATAAACACCTAAATCTTTTAGTTTAAATAATTTTTTAACATCTTCTATACTTGAGACTCCACCGGAAGCAATAACCGGATGTTTAAGATTTTTGGCAAGATATTCCGTTGCTTCTATATTTGGACCAACCATTGCTCCATCTCTGCTAATATCTGTATATAAAAATCCCCATATTGGAATATTATCAAATTCTTTTGCTATTTCAAGAGGTGATTTTTCTGTTGTTTCTATCCAACCTTTTATGGCTACTTTTCCATCTTTTGCATCTATACCGATTACTATCTTATTTTGAAAATCAAAAATAGCTTTAATAACTTCATCTTTTTTTTCAAAAATCATACTTCCTATTATTATTCTACTTACTCCAAAAGAAACAAGATTTTTTATTGTTTGATAATCTCTAATACCACCACCAAATTCTACCAGAATAGATACAGATTTTATAATATTTTCAACTATTTTAAAATTTTTGGAAAATCCTTCTTTTGCTCCATCTAAATCAACAATATGAAGATGTTTAGCTCCCTTTTCTTCAAAATCTTTTGCCAAATCTACCGGATTATCAGAATAAACAGTTATCTGATTATAATCTCCTTTAAATAATCTAACAGCTTTTCCATCTTTTATATCAATAGCCGGTATAATGAAATCTTTCAAAGACATAAACATTATTCTCCTTTTTCTTCATGATGATTTTTACCAAGAAAGTATATAGCAAGAGCAATAAGGATAATACCTGCACCTAAATATAATAAGCTTAAAATATCTTCATATTTTATAGAAACAGCATGTTTAAAATATGTAACAATTAATACCATAACTATTACTTTTGCAAGTTTATCTTTAAGTTGGTCTAAAGAATGAACAATTAATATTCTTGAAGACCGGGTATCATTTTCTGCATAATCTATTTTACTTATAAATAACTCATATAATCCTATTCCAAAAATTAATAAAACGGTAGATATTAAATATGCATCTATTGCACTAATAATATGGGTAATTGCATCTTTATGAAAACTTTCATAAAGTTCTTTATCTGAAAAAGCATGCCCCATCTCTATTAATATCTGGATAATATCATAAGTTCCAATAACTACAAGAATTAAAGCTGCAACAATCGCAGCAATAACTGCTAAAAATATCATCAATCTACTTTCCCATAAAATCCTTTCTATAATCTGTTCTAACTTACGCATTATTGCTTACACTCCTTATTTTGTTTTTAATATATTTTATCATTAAACAAGCCATAATTGATATTGAAAAATTTGAGTCCGTCGATGTAGATTTTTTAGGGCTAATTGAGACAAAATCTCATAGGGAAAAATGGTAAAAATTGGAAGTTTAGCTTAGAGTATCAAGGATTAGCCGATGTCCGGTATTTTTTGCAAGATTGAAGGTCGACTGAAAATAAATTCAATTTGACAGAAATAAATTTTTGTATTATGATATAATATAGATAAGTAATTGCAAGCATTACTTGGCAACTGAATAAGATATAAAGTTTCGGGGTTTGTAGCGTGCCTATGAGGAGTTGAAACTCTTTGATAGAAAAGCAAGCAGTTCTTCTTCTGCTTGCGTTTGTAGCGTGCCTATGAGGAGTTGAAACAGGGAACAGATATTCATAGACCGGATTTTGGGCTTTGTTTGTAGCGTGCCTATGAGGAGTTGAAACGTTTCTCGCTTGGATTTTGTGAATAAGTTAGAACATCGTTTGTAGCGTGCCTATGAGGAGTTGAAACTCGGAGCAGATGTATAGATTTCTGCATCAATGGTGGGTTTGTAGCGTGCCTATGAGGAGTTGAAACGTTTCTCGCTTGGATTTTGTGAATAAGTTAGAACATCGTTTGTAGCGTGCCTATGAGGAGTTGAAACTAGTCATATAATTTAATAATAGCACATCCATTGTCAGTTTGTAGCGTGCCTATGAGGAGTTGAAACGAAAAGAATTTTCATTTACTTTCTCTGAAAGTTGAGAGTTTGTAGCGTGCCTATGAGGAGTTGAAATAGGAACTCATACAGAGATGAGTTTCTGATAATCACAGTTTGTAGCGTGCCTATGAGGAGTTGAAACAGATATTGTTCCAGCATTTCTTCAAATTTTTTGCGTTTGTAGCGTGCCTATGAGGAGTTGAAACTTTGGCTTCTGTTATAAATAGTAATGAATATTATGAGTTTGTAGCGTGCCTATGAGGAGTTGAAACTGAGATAAAGCCATTTGAAGATGTTGTGCCAAAAGCAGTTTGTAGCGTGCCTA
This region includes:
- a CDS encoding class I SAM-dependent methyltransferase: MSSESFSIENHPDRIRWNKRYEEEFDLFDKNPSEIVMQYYKIANIGKALDIACGLGRNSIFLAEKGFIVDAVDISDIALKNIKHKNIKTYQADLSDYKIEKESYDLIININFLERRLFPYIKDGLKKDGVLIFETFLEGSPQTSNKSYLLKKNELLHSFLSMQIIFYQEKEVITHKNEKAYKASLVAIKKC
- a CDS encoding RidA family protein, which produces MQMINTEKAPKAIGPYSQAIKFENLLFISGQIAINPQTNQLINGGIEEQTKQVMENIKAILQEAGLTFDNVIKTTIYLKDINDFAKVNEIYGSYFKEHKPARATVEVSRLPKDALIEIEVIAGIL
- the hisA gene encoding 1-(5-phosphoribosyl)-5-[(5-phosphoribosylamino)methylideneamino]imidazole-4-carboxamide isomerase; this translates as MSLKDFIIPAIDIKDGKAVRLFKGDYNQITVYSDNPVDLAKDFEEKGAKHLHIVDLDGAKEGFSKNFKIVENIIKSVSILVEFGGGIRDYQTIKNLVSFGVSRIIIGSMIFEKKDEVIKAIFDFQNKIVIGIDAKDGKVAIKGWIETTEKSPLEIAKEFDNIPIWGFLYTDISRDGAMVGPNIEATEYLAKNLKHPVIASGGVSSIEDVKKLFKLKDLGVYGVVVGKAIYEGKIRLEDL
- a CDS encoding YqhA family protein, with the translated sequence MRKLEQIIERILWESRLMIFLAVIAAIVAALILVVIGTYDIIQILIEMGHAFSDKELYESFHKDAITHIISAIDAYLISTVLLIFGIGLYELFISKIDYAENDTRSSRILIVHSLDQLKDKLAKVIVMVLIVTYFKHAVSIKYEDILSLLYLGAGIILIALAIYFLGKNHHEEKGE